A single genomic interval of Candidatus Eisenbacteria bacterium harbors:
- a CDS encoding MFS transporter has translation MEEGEGSLRGVTAAPPARRPWWVFSAIGAGAFMSAFGGSAVNATLPVIQSSLGSGIATVQWVLTVFLLAVSALLLSFGRLGDILGHRTIYLWGFVGFIAGSTLCAISPSAGALIASRVAQGIGAAMLFANSPAILTGSFRAEDRGRVLGLLSMMTYIGLTAGPSLGGWIAANLGWRAVFYVNVPVGLAALLIAWRVLPRESAQGGEKRFDLMGAGAFTVGLLALLLFLNQGYSRGWDSAPILLLLVASVALLTLFVAVERRDRAPMLDLGLFRSRIFSAAAASAMLNYLAIFICLFLMPFLLIRGMRMSVSEAGLLLTCQPLAMAITAPLSGAVADRVGSRGPSTLGMAILATGLFLLASLDAASSRWEIGAGLAVVGLGTGIFISPNSSALMGAAPKHRQGIAGGVLATARNLGMALGVGLSGAILTTLLARGADLHSAIRAGFLVAGAVALAGVPISASRGGEGSRDAG, from the coding sequence GCTTTCATGTCCGCATTCGGCGGGAGCGCCGTCAACGCGACGCTCCCGGTGATCCAGTCCTCTCTCGGCAGCGGCATCGCGACCGTGCAGTGGGTCCTGACGGTCTTTCTCCTGGCCGTGAGCGCCCTTCTTCTCAGCTTCGGACGGCTCGGCGACATCCTGGGACACAGGACCATCTACCTCTGGGGCTTCGTCGGGTTCATCGCCGGTTCGACCCTCTGCGCGATCTCCCCGTCCGCCGGCGCCCTCATCGCTTCCCGCGTCGCGCAGGGAATCGGCGCCGCGATGCTCTTCGCGAACTCCCCGGCGATCCTCACCGGGAGCTTTCGGGCCGAGGACAGGGGCCGCGTCCTGGGCCTGCTCTCCATGATGACCTACATCGGTCTTACGGCCGGTCCGAGCCTCGGAGGCTGGATCGCCGCCAACCTGGGCTGGCGCGCCGTTTTCTATGTCAACGTCCCCGTGGGTCTCGCGGCGCTCCTGATCGCCTGGCGCGTCCTGCCCCGCGAGAGCGCCCAGGGAGGCGAGAAGCGATTCGACCTGATGGGCGCCGGCGCATTCACGGTCGGTCTTCTCGCCCTGCTCCTCTTTCTCAATCAGGGGTACTCGCGAGGCTGGGACTCCGCGCCGATTCTGCTGCTCCTCGTGGCCTCGGTCGCGCTTCTGACTCTCTTCGTCGCCGTCGAGCGCAGGGACCGGGCCCCGATGCTCGATCTCGGCCTCTTCCGGAGCCGGATCTTCTCGGCTGCCGCCGCGAGCGCGATGCTCAACTACCTCGCCATCTTCATCTGCCTCTTTCTGATGCCGTTTCTGCTCATCAGGGGGATGCGCATGTCCGTCTCGGAAGCCGGTCTGCTCCTGACCTGTCAGCCCCTGGCCATGGCGATCACCGCTCCCCTGAGCGGCGCCGTCGCGGACCGCGTCGGATCGAGAGGACCGAGCACGCTCGGGATGGCGATACTGGCGACAGGCCTATTCCTTCTGGCCAGCCTTGACGCCGCATCGAGCCGCTGGGAGATCGGCGCGGGGCTGGCCGTGGTCGGTCTCGGGACGGGGATCTTCATCTCCCCCAACAGCAGCGCCCTCATGGGGGCGGCGCCCAAGCACCGGCAGGGGATCGCGGGGGGTGTGCTGGCGACGGCGCGCAACCTCGGCATGGCGTTGGGCGTGGGTCTCTCGGGAGCGATCCTCACCACCCTGCTGGCCCGCGGGGCGGATCTCCACAGCGCGATCCGCGCCGGGTTTCTCGTGGCCGGGGCCGTAGCGCTGGCCGGCGTTCCGATCTCCGCGTCGAGGGGTGGGGAGGGAAGTCGTGATGCCGGCTGA